In a genomic window of Sulfuriferula nivalis:
- a CDS encoding Lrp/AsnC ligand binding domain-containing protein, with protein sequence MRIRTHAIRELDKIDRKILAILQQDARISITDLADQVGLSVTPCGERVKRMEKERVILGYHARLDPQALELSLLVFVEIKLSAKSGGIFEKFKKEIIKLPSVLECHLVSGDFDYLIKARIPKMADYRTLLGDILLTLPGAQESRSYIVMEEVKETLSLPLTEIDN encoded by the coding sequence ATGAGAATACGCACCCACGCCATTCGTGAACTGGACAAAATAGACCGTAAGATACTCGCCATTTTGCAGCAAGATGCCCGCATCTCCATCACTGATCTGGCTGACCAAGTCGGGCTTTCTGTCACCCCCTGTGGTGAGCGCGTCAAGCGTATGGAAAAAGAGCGCGTCATATTGGGTTACCACGCCCGACTTGATCCGCAAGCGCTGGAATTGTCGTTACTGGTATTCGTAGAAATCAAGCTGTCCGCCAAATCAGGCGGCATCTTCGAGAAATTCAAAAAGGAGATTATCAAACTGCCAAGCGTGCTCGAATGCCACCTGGTGTCAGGCGATTTTGACTACCTGATCAAAGCACGCATACCCAAGATGGCGGACTACAGAACACTGCTGGGAGACATCCTGCTCACCTTGCCCGGTGCACAGGAATCGAGAAGCTATATCGTAATGGAGGAGGTCAAAGAAACACTATCATTGCCGCTGACTGAAATTGATAATTAA
- the dbpA gene encoding ATP-dependent RNA helicase DbpA yields the protein MSNTHAFATLPLSPAFLRNLENMGYQAMTDIQAQSLPPILAGRDLIAQAKTGSGKTAAFGIGILHKLNPSYFAIQGLVLCPTRELADQVADSIRKLARFTSNIKVLTLCGGSPMAPQIASLEHGAHIVVGTPGRMLDHVGRGSVNLSSVQTLVLDEADRMVDMGFYDEITAVVRACPSRRQTLMFSATYPDNIRKASSMFLRDPVEVKVEAIHEASHIEQRFYEIGYEDRNAATAKLLQHFQPVSTLVFCNTKAQCDGLAEELRAQGFSALSLHGDLLQRERDEVLVLFANQSCSVLVATDVAARGLDIQTLDAVINVDVSRDAEVHIHRIGRTGRGEATGLVLNLATPNELKWVKLIEDYQGSPALWYPLDELTPATASPQPAPMATLFMMGGKKDKLRPGDILGALTGEVGLKKEQVGKINVFEFVTYVALDRRIVNQAFARLSTGNIKGRSFKMRLINC from the coding sequence ATGTCTAATACCCACGCATTTGCAACACTACCCCTTTCTCCTGCTTTCCTGCGTAATCTGGAAAATATGGGCTACCAAGCCATGACTGATATTCAGGCGCAAAGTCTTCCGCCGATACTTGCTGGGCGCGATTTAATCGCGCAGGCTAAAACAGGTAGCGGCAAAACGGCGGCATTTGGCATCGGTATACTGCATAAACTCAACCCCAGTTATTTCGCAATACAAGGTCTGGTACTGTGCCCTACACGTGAGCTGGCGGATCAGGTGGCTGACTCGATACGTAAGTTGGCGCGCTTTACCAGCAATATCAAAGTGCTGACTTTGTGTGGCGGTTCACCGATGGCGCCGCAAATCGCTTCGTTAGAACATGGTGCGCATATCGTCGTTGGCACGCCGGGACGCATGCTCGATCACGTTGGGCGTGGCAGTGTGAATCTGAGCAGTGTGCAGACGCTGGTGCTGGATGAGGCCGATCGCATGGTCGATATGGGTTTTTATGACGAAATAACTGCCGTTGTCCGTGCCTGCCCTAGCCGTCGCCAGACCCTGATGTTCTCTGCCACATATCCCGACAATATCCGCAAAGCCAGTTCGATGTTCCTGCGGGATCCTGTCGAAGTCAAAGTAGAAGCGATACATGAAGCCAGTCACATCGAGCAGCGTTTTTACGAAATAGGTTATGAAGATCGCAATGCTGCGACAGCTAAACTGTTGCAGCATTTTCAGCCAGTTTCCACGCTGGTATTTTGCAATACCAAAGCGCAATGCGACGGGCTGGCAGAGGAATTGCGTGCACAGGGTTTTTCAGCATTGTCCTTGCATGGTGATTTGCTCCAGCGCGAACGCGATGAAGTGCTGGTGTTGTTTGCTAATCAGAGCTGTTCGGTACTGGTCGCCACCGACGTAGCTGCCCGTGGTCTGGATATTCAGACGCTGGATGCAGTCATCAACGTCGATGTCAGCCGCGATGCGGAAGTGCATATACACCGCATCGGGCGCACCGGGCGTGGTGAGGCAACAGGGTTGGTGTTGAATCTGGCAACGCCGAATGAACTCAAATGGGTGAAATTGATAGAAGACTATCAGGGTAGTCCTGCCCTATGGTATCCGCTGGATGAACTCACTCCAGCCACGGCTAGCCCGCAACCTGCGCCTATGGCGACATTGTTCATGATGGGTGGTAAAAAAGACAAGCTGCGTCCTGGCGATATATTGGGCGCGTTAACAGGTGAAGTTGGCCTGAAAAAAGAACAGGTCGGTAAAATTAACGTGTTCGAATTTGTGACTTATGTGGCGCTCGACAGGCGCATAGTTAATCAGGCATTTGCACGTCTGAGCACCGGCAATATCAAAGGGCGCAGTTTTAAGATGCGTTTGATTAACTGTTAA
- a CDS encoding putative bifunctional diguanylate cyclase/phosphodiesterase translates to MATPSLALRIQYQLGPLLIIAILAMTIAAYFNMIHDTESRTLAYLKDTLTNRALFDSVSFKQAQTNTQQLRAEYLRRLKNAGDQDFSPQFDHWFERYPDGLVRVRKSLDDYQHLPSLYIRPNVKITPELQKLVWVGFQLLREWGPALTRYYYSAYIDLPGVGLIMYSPSVNWGALADPTTNNYDYPPVRNSAPDRNPLRKTSWSEVYYDDKARIWMVSAITPVDLDGKWIASISQDVSVDALIARTNDNAIPHAYNLIIDTQGRLITHPYMMDKIHASGGNLLLKNVADPQLQEISRLLQHAGAKTELQRSGDEQEIYGFTRIQGPDWHFVTVYPYSDIRKAAFDNARTILVIGVIVLFFGLVILFIVLRSQVGRPLGALSAAMQKMENGQYDVHIDRFGKGELRQLATGFNRMVHKIAERDQALIRQARIDSLTGLSNRYHLTQELPISMDLCDNYSQKLAILFIDLDRFKTVNDSLGHNIGDELLRQVSSHIISNLRGGDWVVRLGGDEFIVVVHDEFDTRKAAMDLSQRLIAALEKAIRIGDYSLHTSPSIGISIFPDDGRDVDTLIRKADIAMYKVKESGRNGYAFYEENFERSSDDIHLASALRAAFENNEFVLYYQPKVNLKTRQVVGSEALIRWQRPGHGLMMPDEFLGPLGELGLFPQLNKWVLKVALQQLAVWQDTVGQPLPVAINLTPDFYRQVTLVSDILQLCKTAGVAPELIELEVTEGALLEGNPLVRQNINSLRAAGIKLAIDDFGTGYSALSYLHQFSFDYLKIDRSFVMSLGERKSDSPMTRAIILIGESIGLGVIAEGVETEAQAAVLLEQGCGMAQGYLFGRPETAADFTQHWLLQES, encoded by the coding sequence ATGGCGACTCCGTCTCTAGCTTTACGCATACAGTATCAGCTTGGGCCGTTGCTGATTATTGCTATTTTAGCCATGACCATCGCGGCTTATTTCAATATGATTCACGATACTGAAAGCCGCACGCTTGCTTATTTGAAAGATACCCTGACAAATCGAGCACTGTTTGACAGTGTGTCATTTAAACAAGCGCAAACTAACACCCAGCAGTTGCGCGCAGAGTACCTGAGACGATTAAAAAATGCTGGTGATCAGGATTTTTCGCCGCAATTTGATCACTGGTTTGAGCGCTACCCTGATGGTCTGGTACGCGTACGTAAGTCGCTGGATGATTATCAACATTTACCCAGTCTGTATATCCGTCCAAATGTGAAAATCACGCCAGAATTGCAAAAGCTGGTCTGGGTGGGTTTTCAACTCCTGAGAGAGTGGGGGCCAGCACTGACGCGTTATTATTATTCGGCTTATATCGACTTGCCTGGTGTTGGCCTGATTATGTATTCGCCATCCGTTAACTGGGGTGCATTAGCTGACCCCACTACTAATAATTATGATTATCCCCCGGTCAGAAATTCAGCCCCTGATCGTAATCCGCTACGCAAAACATCATGGAGCGAAGTTTATTATGATGATAAAGCCAGGATATGGATGGTGTCAGCCATTACCCCCGTTGATCTGGATGGGAAATGGATAGCCAGTATTTCTCAGGATGTGTCCGTCGATGCATTAATTGCGCGAACCAACGATAACGCTATTCCTCATGCTTACAATCTGATTATAGATACTCAGGGACGCTTGATTACTCATCCTTATATGATGGATAAAATCCATGCCAGTGGCGGCAATCTGCTATTGAAAAATGTGGCCGATCCTCAGTTGCAGGAAATTTCCAGATTGCTTCAGCATGCGGGTGCAAAAACAGAGCTGCAACGGAGTGGAGACGAGCAGGAGATTTATGGTTTTACCCGTATACAAGGACCTGATTGGCATTTCGTAACGGTATATCCATATTCTGACATTCGTAAAGCCGCATTTGATAATGCACGTACGATACTGGTCATTGGTGTAATCGTATTGTTTTTTGGGTTGGTAATACTTTTTATTGTGTTGCGTTCACAAGTAGGGCGGCCATTAGGCGCATTGAGCGCTGCCATGCAGAAAATGGAAAATGGCCAATACGATGTGCATATAGATCGATTCGGTAAAGGCGAATTACGTCAACTTGCGACTGGTTTTAATCGCATGGTTCACAAAATCGCAGAACGTGATCAGGCGCTGATACGGCAAGCACGAATTGATTCGCTTACAGGGTTATCTAATCGTTATCACCTGACGCAAGAATTGCCTATCAGCATGGATTTGTGTGATAACTATTCGCAAAAACTGGCTATATTGTTCATAGATCTTGATCGATTTAAGACAGTCAACGACAGTTTGGGACATAACATTGGTGATGAGTTACTGCGCCAGGTTTCATCACACATTATTTCAAATTTACGCGGTGGCGACTGGGTCGTCAGGCTGGGTGGCGATGAATTTATCGTAGTTGTTCATGATGAATTCGATACGCGGAAAGCGGCGATGGATCTGTCCCAGCGGCTGATAGCTGCGCTGGAAAAAGCAATCAGAATTGGTGACTATTCATTACATACCTCGCCATCGATAGGTATCAGTATTTTTCCTGATGATGGTCGGGATGTGGATACGTTGATACGCAAAGCCGATATAGCCATGTATAAAGTAAAAGAAAGTGGTCGTAATGGCTATGCATTTTATGAGGAGAATTTTGAGCGTAGTAGCGATGATATACATTTGGCCAGTGCCTTACGTGCAGCGTTCGAAAACAATGAATTTGTATTGTATTACCAGCCAAAAGTGAATTTAAAAACGCGTCAGGTTGTAGGCTCTGAAGCGCTGATACGTTGGCAGCGTCCAGGACATGGATTGATGATGCCAGATGAGTTTCTGGGGCCGTTGGGAGAGCTGGGATTATTCCCTCAGCTTAACAAATGGGTGTTGAAAGTGGCTTTGCAGCAATTGGCTGTTTGGCAGGATACGGTTGGTCAGCCACTACCCGTTGCAATTAATTTGACACCAGATTTTTACAGGCAGGTCACGCTGGTGAGTGATATTCTGCAGCTCTGTAAAACTGCTGGGGTTGCGCCCGAGTTAATCGAATTAGAGGTGACAGAAGGCGCGTTGTTGGAAGGTAATCCGTTAGTCAGACAAAACATTAACAGTCTGCGTGCGGCGGGTATTAAGCTGGCGATTGATGACTTTGGTACGGGCTATTCGGCTTTGTCATACTTGCATCAGTTCTCTTTTGATTATCTGAAAATAGATCGCAGTTTTGTTATGAGCCTGGGTGAACGGAAATCAGACTCGCCTATGACGCGTGCCATTATATTGATAGGTGAAAGTATCGGTCTGGGTGTAATTGCTGAAGGTGTGGAAACGGAAGCACAAGCAGCTGTTTTACTGGAGCAGGGTTGTGGCATGGCACAGGGCTATTTGTTTGGCCGTCCTGAAACCGCTGCTGACTTTACCCAGCACTGGTTATTACAGGAATCGTGA